A region of the Candidatus Methylacidithermus pantelleriae genome:
TGCTCCGTTTTTCTTTCCTCAAAAACCGTCATAGACCCTCCGCAAAGAACCCCGTGATTTCCACCGCGGGAGCAATTGCGGCTGCGCCGAGGGGACCGTGGGGCGCAGGATGGGGTGGATCGTCGAGAGGGTCACCAACCGGAATGGGGTCGATCCAACGGCCTATCATCTGGTTTGGTCTCCGAAGGATGGGTGCGACGTGTTGACCGGTGGATGGCTGGGGAAAACGGGAGCGATACTGGATGCGATCTGGGCCGAAGCTGGGTAACCTGTGATCTCCCAGGAGATCCAGCCGATTGCAGTAACCTTTTTGTGGGCATCCCGCCTGGTATCGCTGTGGCCGATGCCGTTAAGCTCTTCAAGGGCATCACGGTCAGGCGGCGGTTCCACCGTTTCGTTGCGCGGAAAA
Encoded here:
- a CDS encoding transposase is translated as MAGENGSDTGCDLGRSWVTCDLPGDPADCSNLFVGIPPGIAVADAVKLFKGITVRRRFHRFVARKKRLWGGELWSPSSSVGTADNGSPKSVSCSLEGS